GTCCACTCGCCATCGTGGGCGACGAGCAGCAGGGTGACCTCGCTGACCGCGGTGCGCGGCTCGACGAAGCCCTCGACGCCGCGACGCTCCTGCACCCACGTGCGCAGGTGCTCCTCGTCGCCACGGCCGGCTGCGCGCACGCGTGTGGAACCGGTGCGTGCGTCCCCCGTGGGGTTACTCATCCGTAGCCTTGATCCGCCACGGAAGCGGTCGAACAAACCCATGCCACAAGTGTGCCCGAACCGCGGGTGGCCCGTTGCCAGTTGCAACACCCGGGGTGCAAGGATGGCTCCCATGGCGACCGAAGTCACTCTCCCCGCGCTCGGTGAGTCCGTCACCGAAGGCACCGTCACCCGCTGGCTCAAGCAAGTCGGCGACCAGATCGCGATCGACGAGCCGCTGCTCGAGGTCAGCACCGACAAGGTCGACACGGAGATCCCGTCGCCCGTTGCCGGCACGCTGATCGAGATCCGGGCCAACGAGGACGACACGGTCGAGATCGGTGCCGTGCTGGCGGTCGTCGGCGAGGCGGGCGAGTCCACCGGCGCCGCGCCGGCCGCCGCTGCCGAGGAGGCTCCGGCCCCCGCCGCCGAGGAGGCGCCCGCCCCCGCCCCGGCCGAGGAGGCGCCCGCCACCCCCGCCGCCCCCGAGGAGCCGTCGGCCCCCGAGGCCCCGGCCGCACCCGCCGCCGGTGGCGCCGCCAGCGGTACGGCGGTCACGCTGCCCGCGCTCGGGGAGTCGGTCACCGAGGGCACGGTCACCCGCTGGCTCAAGCAGGTCGGTGACGCCGTCGCCGTCGACGAGCCGCTGCTCGAGGTGAGCACCGACAAGGTCGACACCGAGATCCCGTCGCCGGTCGCCGGCACGCTGCTGGAGATCAAGGCCGCCGAGGACGAGACCGTCGAGATCGGCGCCGAGCTCGCGATCATCGGCTCCGGCTCCCCGGCTGCCGCGCCGGCCGCTCCCGCCGCCCCGGCCGCCCCGGAGCCCGAGCCGGCTCCGGCCGCCGCTGCTCCCGAGCCCACCCCGGCCCCCGAGCCGACCCCGGCGCCCGCGCCGACCGCGGTCGACAACGCCCCGGCACCGGCTGCCCCGGCACCGGCCGCGCCGGCTGCTCCGGCCGCCCCCGCGCCGACCCCGTCGCCCGCCGTGGCCCAGGCCGCGGCCGCGTCGGTCGCCGAGGACGGCCCCGGCTACGTCACCCCGCTGGTCCGCAAGCTCGCCGCCCAGCACGGCGTCGACCTGGGCCAGGTCAAGGGCTCCGGCGTCGGCGGCCGCATCCGCAAGCAGGACGTCCTCGACGCGGCGGCCGCCGCCAAGTCGGCCGCCCCGGCCGCCGCCGCACCGGCTGCTGCTGCGCCCGCCGCTCCCGCCGCGGCTGCGCCGAGCGCCTCGCCGTCGCCGCTGCGCGGCCAGACGGTCAAGATCTCGCGACTGCGCAAGATCATCGCCGAGCGGATGACCGAGTCGCTGCACATCTCGGCCCAGCTCACCCAGGTGGTCGAGGTCGACGTCACCAACATCGCCCGCCTGCGCGAGTCGGTGAAGGACGCCTTCCTGGCGCGCGAGGGCGTCAAGCTGTCGTACCTGCCGTTCTTCACCAAGGCGGCGATCGACACCCTCAAGCAGCACCCGGTGCTCAACGCCACCCTCGACCTCGAGGCCGGCGAGATCACCTACAACGACCGCGAGAACGTCGCCTTCGCCGTCGACACCGAGAAGGGCCTGCTCACGCCGGTCGTCAAGGACGCCGGCGACCTGTCGATCTCCGGCATCGCCAAGAAGATCGCCGACGTCGCCGAGCGGACCCGGACCAACAAGATCGGTCCCGACGAGCTCTCCGGCGGCACCTTCACGATCACCAACCTGGGCAGCTTCGGCGCCCTGTGGGACACCCCGATCATCAACCAGCCGCAGGTCGCCATCCTCGGCCCCGGTGCCGTGGTCAAGCGTCCCGTGGTGATCGACGACGAGGACCTCGGCGAGACCATCGCCGTGCGCCACATGGTCTACCTCGCGCTGACCTACGACCACCGCGTGGTCGACGGCGCCGACGCCGGCCGCTTCCTGCGTGACCTGAAGAAGCGCCTGGAGTCCGGCCAGTTCGAGGTCTGATCCCCGTACGACGCACGAAGGCCCCTGCCGCTCCGGCAGGGGCCTTCGTCGTACGACGGACGCTCAGCGGGTCGTGAGCCGCGACGTCGTCCGGTACGACGTCTCCACCCGCTGGCCGCCGACCTCGACGACGGTGCTGCCACGGCCGCTGCCCTGCGAGGTGAGCGGCGAGACCAGCCCGGTGCGCCCGACCAGGGTCCCTCGCGCCGTGCCGGAGCCCTCGAGCACCTTGCCGCCGACCGTGTCGCCCGGCGTGGTGGTCGACCTGCCGGTCATCGCGAGCTCGTAGCCGTCGTCGCTCAACGCGGTGAGGCGGTAGGTCGACACCATCGACTGCTCGACGCCGCCGACCGTGAAGGTCGTGGTGGCCCTCCAACGCGCACCCACGCCGACCTCCTCGTCGGGGAAGGCGGCGAGGCTGGCGTAGCCGAGCGACGAGATGTTGTCGAGGAGCCGCGAGACGAGGTCGGGCGCGTCCGGCGAGACCTCGACCTCGCTGGCCAGCACGGTCCCGTTCGGGGCGTAGGAGACCGTGGCCGTCGTGCCGTCGAGGAGCTCGACCGAGGCCTGCGCCTGCGCGACCGCGTCGGCCGGCAGGTCGCCCGGCTCGACGGTGGGCTTGCCGTAGACGACCTCGGCCTCGATGGCGGTGTCGCTCACGGCCGACACGGTCGTCGTGAAGGGCACCGTCATCGGCAGCGTGAGCTCCTGCCCGGCGGTGGTGGTCGTCGCCGTCATCTCGATCGTGGTGGTCTCGGTGTGCCCCTCCTCGACCTGCAGCAGCACGACCCGCCGCGGTGCGCTCCCCTCGTCGAGGAGCTCGACGTCACCGGTCAGGGGCAGGTCGGCGTCGGGTGCCACGTCCGCGGTCGGGTCGGAGGCCGTGGAGCTGCCGCCGACCGGCCGCGAGCCCTGCTTCGGCTCGCCGCCGTCGTCGGAGCCGCACCCGGCGAGGGCGAGCACGGCGACGGTCGCCAGGACAGCCGTACGACGGGATCGGCAAGGGGCGTGGCGCATGGATCTCCCTCCAGGGCTTGTGCGTGGCACAGGCTGCCACGTCATCGCCCGGGTGGCAGGCTTTCGACGTGACCTCCTCCCCTCGCCTGTCCGTCGTCGTCGCCGGCTCGTCCGGCTTCCTGGGTCGCCACCTCGTGACCGAGCTGCGCGAGCGCGGCCACACCGTCACGCCGCTCGTGCGCCGCCCGGCGCGCTCCGGGGAGTCGCCCTGGGACCCGCAGGGCGGGAAGGTCGACACCGCCGTCGTGCAGGGAGCCGACGTCGTGGTCAACCTCGCCGGTGCACCCCTGGTCGGCAACCCGCACTCGAAGAAGTGGGAGCGCGACGTCCTCGCCAGCCGGGTGACGACCACCCGCCTCCTCGCCGAGACGATCGCGGCCGCGCCGACGCCGCCGGCGCTGGTCAACGCCTCCGGCGTCAGCTGGTACGGCGACCACGGCTCCGCCGCGCTCACCGAGTCCTCCGACAGCCGTGGCCACGCCTTCCTCACCCGGGTGGCCCGCGAGTGGGAGGGCGCGACACAGCCCGCCGTCGACGCCGGCGCCCGCGTCGTCAGGCTGCGGACGGCGCCCGTGCAGGACCGGGCCAGCCAGCCGCTGAAGTCGCAGAGCCTGCAGTTCAAGGCGGGCCTGGGCGGGCGGATCGGCAGCGGCGAGCAGTTCTACCCGGTGATCTCGCTGCGCGACTGGGTCGCGGCCGCCGCCTTCCTCGTCGAGCACCCGACCGCCTCCGGGCCCGCCAACCTGTGCGCGCCGACGACCGCGACCAACAAGGAGTTCACGGCGACCCTCGGCCGACTGGTCCGGCGACCGGCCTTCTTCGCGGTGCCCTCCCCCGTCATCCGCGTCGCGGCGGGCCCGATGGCGCCCGAACTGCTCGGCTCCCTCAACCTGCGACCGCAGGCGCTGCTCGACCTGGGCCACACCTTCGCCGACCCCGACGTCGAGGCGGTGCTCAGAACCGGCCTCTCGGGCTGAGGTCGGCGGCGCCGGCCTCCACCTCGAGGGCCGACGCCAGCCGCCAGTCGGCGCCGGTCCTCCGGAACTCCAGCCGCCGCCGGGTCGCCCCGTCCCGCGGCAGGTCGGTACGCCGCCCGTCGGGGCCGACCGCGACGGCACCCACGAGCCGGTCGGTGACCACCAGCACCAGCCGCCGGGAGGTGCGCAGGCGCAGCTCGACGGCCAGCACCTGCATGGCCATCCCCTCCACCCGCAGCCCACGGGCGGTCCACCGGCGCAGCATCGCCACGTCGGCCCGGCCGGCCGCCGATCCGTGGGCGTACAGGTCGCGCAGCGCGGCCGGATCTCCCGCCTCCCATGCCGCCGAACGCGCCCGGTCCCAGTCGCGGAGGACGGCCAGCGACCCCACGGCATCGACCACGCCGATGTCGCGGGCGGCGGGCGCGACGGCCGTCGTGGGGGCGGCCTTCGTCGTACGGGATGGAGGGTGGTGGACGACGGCGACCACCACCACGGCGAGGGCCAGCAGCAGCACGACCGCGGCACCGACGAGGACCGCGGCGGGGGCCGAGCGTGGGGCGGGGATCCGCATGCCCCGATCCTGCGCCTTCGCGGCGCGACGTGGGTCCGGTCATCCACAGCCCCGGGAGTACGCTGGCGATCGTGACGCTGGACTTCCGGGAGGCCGGGCTCGGCCCCGACGCGATCGAGTACATGGCGGCCTGGGAGCTGCAGCGCGAGGTGCACCAGCAGGTCGTCGACGGCGCCCTGCCCGACACCGTGCTGCTGCTCGAGCACCCGCCGGTCTTCACCGCCGGCAAGCGCACGAAGCCCGCGGACCGGCCGGCCGACCCGGGCGGCGCGCCCGTCATCGACGTCGACCGCGGCGGTCAGATCACCTTCCACGGCCCTGGCCAGCTGGTCGGCTACCCGATCGTCCGGCTGCCCGACCACGTCAAGGTCGTCGACTACGTCCGCCGCGTCGAGGAGGCGCTGATCGCGGTCTGCGCCGACTTCGGCGTCACCACCGCCCGCGTGCCCGGGCGCAGCGGCGTGTGGTTGAAGGCCGACGAGCGCGGCCCCGAGCGCAAGATCGCGGCGATCGGCATCCGGGTCAGCAAGGGCGTCACGATGCACGGCTTCTCGCTCAACTGCGACGTCGACATGGGCTGGTACGACCGCTTCGTCCCGTGCGGCATCTCCGACGCCGGGGTCACCTCGCTGACCCGCGAGCTCGGCCGCGACGTCCCGGTCACCGAGGTGCTCGAGTCGGTCCGGCGCCACCTCGCCGACTACCTCTCCTGGCGCGCGTACGACGCCACGCCCGACTACGAGCCGCGGCCCGACCCCGCCAAGGTGCCGGCAGCGTCACGAACGGAGCCCGACGCGCCCGTCGGCGTGGCGGTCCTCACCTACCCCGCTCGCTGACCCCATACTCGGTATTCATCGGCTGTGGGGCCGGTGGGTGCCAGTGGGAGGCAGGATGAGCGATCTCGTGATCGAGACCAGCGGGCTGCGCAAGGAGTTCCGCTCCGTGCGGCGCGGCGTGCGCGTCGCCGTACAGAACCTCGACCTGGCGGTCCCCGCCGGCGGGGGTGTCCACGGCTTCCTCGGGCCCAACGGCTCGGGCAAGACCACGACGATCCGGATGCTGCTCGGGCTGGTCCGCCCGACGCGCGGCACGATGCGGCTCTTCGGCGAGCCGGTGCCGCAGCGGCTCCCCCACGTCATCGGCCGGGTCGGCGCGGTCGTCGAGTCGCCGAAGTTCTCCCCCAACTTCAGCGGCCGGCTCAACCTCGAGCTGCTCGCCGGCTCCATCGGTGCGCCGAAGGCGCGCGTCGACCAGGCGATCGAGACCGTGCAGCTCTCCGGGCGCGAGAAGGAGAAGTACAAGTCGTACTCCCTCGGCATGAAGCAGCGCATCGCCATCGCCGCCACGCTGCTCAAGGACCCCGCGCTGCTGATCCTCGACGAGCCGACCAACGGCCTCGACCCGGCCGGCATCCGCGAGATCCGCGAGACCATCCGCGGCCTCGGTGAGGCCGGTGTGACCGTCCTGCTCAGCTCGCACATCCTCGCCGAAGTCCAGCAGGTGTGCACCTCGGCCACGATCATCGGCAACGGCCGATTGCTCGCCTCCGGGCGGGTCGACGACCTCCTCGGCACCAGCACGGTGCACCGGGTGGTCGTCGCGGACCCGGCCCGCGCGGCGGAGGCACTGGCGCGGGCCGAGCTCGCCGCCACGGTCGACGGCGACGCCCTGCGGGTGGACGCGGCCGACCCGGCGCGGATCACCCAGGTGCTCGGTGAGGCCGGCATCTGGCTGAGCGAGCTGACCCCGCTCCGGCCCGACCTCGAGACGGTGTTCCTCGAGCTCACCCGCTCCGAGCAGCTGGGCGGTGCCCAGTGAACGCCTACGTCCGGCTCCTCCTCGTCGAGGTACGCCGTTACCTCCGTCGTCGTGCCGTCCAGCTGCTGATGGCGGCCTGCGTCGCCGTACCGGCCTTCATCGGCGTGGTGACCATCCTCAACACGCAGCCGCCCTCCGACGCCGACATCGCCCAGCTGGAGCGCGATGCGGAGATGAGCCGGCAGTCCGAGCTCGACTACTGCACCGAGAACCCCACCGACTGGGGCATCGAGGCCACCGGGGAGGACGCTGCGGCCGCGTGCGCCGCGCAGATCCCCGACGCCGACGAGTACGCCGACGAGTACGGCTACTACGACACGCTCCGGCTCCGTGACGAGGAGAGCAACTCGGGTGTCGCCGTCGCCTCGGTCCTCGCCATCCTGCTCCTGCTCGCCGGCACGACCTTCACCGGTCACGACTGGAACAGCGGCTCGGTCAGCAACCAGCTCCTCTTCGAGCCGCGCCGGACCCGCGTCTGGACGGCGAAGGCCCTGGTCGCGACGGGCGGGGCGCTGCTCGTGGCGGCAGTCGTGATGACGGCGTACTGGGCCGTCCTCGGCCTCGTCGCCGGCTCCCGCGACACCCTCGCCGACGGCGACCTGCTCCACGCCTTCCAGATGGGCTGGCGGTCGGCCGGTGTCGCCGCCGCCTCCGCGCTCCTCGGGTTCGTGCTGACGATGCTCTTCCGCAGCACGGTCGCGACGATCGGGATCCTGCTGGGCGCGTCGGTCGCCGGCAGCCTGCTGCTCGCCGCCGTCGGCATCAGCGAGCGGTGGAACCCGGCCGTCAACCTGCTCGCGCTGATCGACAACGGGACCACCTACTGGTCCGAGGACGCCTGCTCCGACGAGGGCAGCGAGGTCGACGGGTACGACGGCTACTACGACTGCGAGGAGGTGGTCACCTTCGGTGACGCCTCGCTCTACCTGGGCTCGTTCCTGCTGGTCGGCGGCGTCGCATCGTTCGTGTCCTTCGGCCGCCGCGACGTGCCCTAGCAGCGGCTACTCACCAGTCGGCTCGCGATGCCGGGGGCGCATGGGGCCAGGAGTAGGCTGGCCGGGTGACTGCAACGCCCGAGGGACGCAAGCTTCTCCGCCTCGAAGTCCGCAACGCGGAGACCCCGATCGAGCGGAAGCCCTCGTGGATCAAGACCCGCGCGAAGATGGGCCCGGAGTACACCGCGCTGCAGAAGCTGGTGAAGTCCGAGGGCCTGCACACGGTCTGCCAGGAGGCCGGCTGCCCCAACATCTTCGAGTGCTGGGAGGACCGCGAGGCCACCTTCCTCATCGGCGGTGACCAGTGCACCCGCCGCTGCGACTTCTGCCAGATCGACACCGGCAAGCCCCAGCCGCTGGACCGCGACGAGCCCCGCCGGGTCGCGGAGTCGGTCCAGGCGATGGAGCTGAAGTACGCCACCATCACCGGCGTCGCCCGCGACGACCTCGCTGACGGCGGCGCGTGGCTGTACGCCGAGACCGTCCGCGCGATCCACGAGCTCAACCCGGGCACCGGGGTGGAGAACCTGATCCCCGACTTCAACGGCCGTCCCGAGCTGCTGGCCGAGGTGTTCGAGTCGCGGCCCGAGGTGCTGGCCCACAACGTGGAGACGGTGCCGCGGATCTTCAAGCGGATCCGTCCGGCGTTCCGCTACGACCGCTCCCTCGACGTGCTGACCCAGGCCCGGGCGTTCGGGCTGGTCACGAAGTCCAACCTGATCCTGGGCATGGGCGAGACCCGCGAGGAGGTCTCCCAGGCCCTGCGCGACCTGCACGAGGCGGGTTGCGAGCTGGTGACCATCACCCAGTACCTGCGTCCCTCGCCGCGCCACCACCCCGTGGAGCGGTGGGTCAAGCCCGAGGAGTTCGTCGAGCTCGCCGCCGAGGCCGAGGAGATCGGGTTCGCCGGAGTCCTCTCGGGACCGCTGGTCCGTTCGTCGTACCGGGCCGGTCGTCTGTATCGTCAGGCGATGGCCGCGCGCGACGCGCGGGCCGAAGCATCCGCCTGAAGTCCCAGCCGAGGAGATCGCAGCACCCCATGTCGAACACGCCCCTCGACCCCTCCACGATGAGCCGTCGTCGGCAGATCCTCGAGACCTACCGCATGACGCGGGAGGTCGACCCGTCGATCCGCTGGTGGCTCCTCGGCTCCTTCCTGGTCTTCGGCGGCCTGGGCATGGCGCTCTTCCGCCTCGTCCTGCCGCACAACGACTCCGTCTTCAGCTGGATCCTCGCCGGCCTCGCGAGCTTCCTGATCGGCCTGTTCGCGGTCATCGTGGTCTTCGGCCGCCGCGCCCAGCGCGCCGCCTTCAAGCGCCTCGAGGGCCAGCTCGGCGCCGCCGCCCGCGCGCTCACCATGCTGCGTCGCGGCTGGGTGGTCGAGGAGGTCGTCGGCTTCACCAAGCAGCAGGACATGGTCCACCGCGTCGTCGGCCCCCCGGGCATCGTGCTCGTCGCCGAGGGCAACCCGAGCCGGGTCAAGCAGCTGCTCATCAGCGAGCACAGGAAGCACGAGCGGGTCGTCGGCGAGTACCCCGTCCACGAGGTGCTGGTCGGCAACGACGAGGGCCAGGTCCCGCTGACCAAGCTGGTCCAGCACGTCCGCAAGCTCGGCCGCCAGGTCAAGCCCGCCGAGATCACCGAGCTCCGCCAGCGCCTGCGCGCCCTGGACGCCCAGCGCCCCAAGGCCCCGATCCCGCGGGGTCCGGTGCCGACGTCGATGAAGGGCATGCGCGGGAACCTCCGCGGCCGCTGACCGGCCCGGCTGTCGGCCCGGTGATCGGCCCGGTGGTCGAGGAGGTTGCGCAGCAACCGTCACGAGACCCCCGCAGCCCCCACACCCGCCGTCCTCCACAGCTCGCCGCCTCCCGGTGGCGCCACTCGCCCGGATCGGGTTAGCGTCTCTGCGCGTCCCCGGTCCGGGCGCAGTCATTTCTCGGGAGGACCCATGCGCTCGCTCCGCGCCGCCCTGGCGGCGTCCCTGGCCGCCCTCGCCCTGCTGGCGGGCTGCTCCGACGACGACCCATCGCCCGGCGACCCCGGCTCCACGTCGACGCCGACCGGCAACCCGGAGACGCCGACGTCCAGCGCCACGGCGAAGCCGACCGAGCCTGCGCTCCCGGACGCCGCGACGAAGGCGACCGAGGCCGGGGCACGGGCGTTCATCACGTACTACTGGGACCTGATCAATTACGCGCAGGCAACCGGGGATGTGAAGGCACTGAAGCGGGTGTCGGGCCCCAATTGCGATGCGTGCACGGGCATCAACGACAGGCTCCACGATCAGTACGCGAAGGGCGGCCACGTCGAAGGAGGGACGAACTCGAGTCGGGTCCTGAAGGCGTCCGAGCTGACCACAGCATCGGAATCGGCGTACGGCTTCCGCATACGCGCCGAGGTTTCACATGACGAGCAGACAATCTATGACGGCGACGGCACGGCTGACCAGCGCGCTGCAGGCACCGACATCTTCGTCATGGTTCTCTTTTGGTCGGCCAACGACAGTTGGCGGCTCGACGTGATGCAGGTCGATTGACATGCTTCGAACTGCTGCCTTCCTCCTCGCTGGCGTTGTGTGGGCCGCGTCTCCCGCCAACGCCGTTGACAGCAAGCCAAAGCCATCGCCGAGCACAACAGGCAGCACGACCTCGAACAGCCTGGTCGTGGAAGCTGCCGAGGAAGGCATCCGAAACGGTCAACAGGGCAGCGCCGACGTCTCCGGCGTTGGCGGAAAGTCGGCCGACCCCGGTTTCGCAGCTGGTTCTGGTGCGTGCCCCGGGGCAGAGGCGGTCATCGATCAGTCGAATGCCCCCGCTGGCATCAGCTTCTGCCAGCAGTACGCCGAGCCGACCACCCCCGTCCTCACCGTCGGCCTCATCCGCAACGCCTTCGCCGAGCTGAAGCTCCCCGCCGGCGAGCTCGTCATCCAGCCGCCCGACGGCCTGACCCTGGTCAACTTCGACACGAACTTCTACACGACCAGCACCCGACCGATCGCCCGCACGGTCACCCTCCTCGGCCGCCGGGTCACCCTCGAGGCGACCCCGAGCACCTTCCACTGGAGCTTCGGTGACGGCGAGCGGCTCTCGACCAGCGACCCCGGCGCGCCGTACCCGAGCCTCCGGGTGACCCACAACTACCTGCGCAAGGACACCTACCGCCCGAGCCTCGGCACGACGTACACCGGGCGCTACCGCGTCGACGGCGGGCCGTGGCACCAGATCCCGGGCACGGTCACCATCAACGGCACCGGCCAGGCGCTGCGCGCGATCGAGGCCGAGCCCAGGCTGGCCAGCTACTGAGCAACCTCGCGGTCCTCGTCGGCCGGAGGTCATACCGATCGTGGGCGATCGCCCACGATCGGTATGACGTCTCGCGTCCCTCGGTGTCGTCCGTCAGCTGTCCACAAGGCCCGTCGGGAGCAGGTTGATCCACAGGCAGCAAAGGCGCGCCTGCACAACCGGGGTCGGCGCGTCCACCCTCGCCCCATGACCACACCCGTACGACACCACCGCCGACACGTCACCACCGTCGACGACCCGCGCACCAACGCCGTCACCGACCTCGCGAGACGTCAGGGTGGCGTCGTGTCTCGCCGCCAGCTCTACGGGCTCGGCGTCACGCGTTGGGAGGTCGGCGCCCACCTGCGCGCCGAGCGATGGCAGCGGATCGGCGACCAGACGGTTGCCGTCCGCACCGGGCCCCTGTCGACCGAGGGACACCTGTGGGCCGCTGTCCTCCAGGCGGGTCCCCGGGCTCAGCTGGACGGCGCTGCATCGTTGGTTGCTTCGGGCTTGAGACGGTTCGAGCTCGACC
Above is a genomic segment from Nocardioides aromaticivorans containing:
- the lipA gene encoding lipoyl synthase: MTATPEGRKLLRLEVRNAETPIERKPSWIKTRAKMGPEYTALQKLVKSEGLHTVCQEAGCPNIFECWEDREATFLIGGDQCTRRCDFCQIDTGKPQPLDRDEPRRVAESVQAMELKYATITGVARDDLADGGAWLYAETVRAIHELNPGTGVENLIPDFNGRPELLAEVFESRPEVLAHNVETVPRIFKRIRPAFRYDRSLDVLTQARAFGLVTKSNLILGMGETREEVSQALRDLHEAGCELVTITQYLRPSPRHHPVERWVKPEEFVELAAEAEEIGFAGVLSGPLVRSSYRAGRLYRQAMAARDARAEASA
- a CDS encoding DUF6318 family protein, producing the protein MRSLRAALAASLAALALLAGCSDDDPSPGDPGSTSTPTGNPETPTSSATAKPTEPALPDAATKATEAGARAFITYYWDLINYAQATGDVKALKRVSGPNCDACTGINDRLHDQYAKGGHVEGGTNSSRVLKASELTTASESAYGFRIRAEVSHDEQTIYDGDGTADQRAAGTDIFVMVLFWSANDSWRLDVMQVD
- the sucB gene encoding 2-oxoglutarate dehydrogenase, E2 component, dihydrolipoamide succinyltransferase, which encodes MATEVTLPALGESVTEGTVTRWLKQVGDQIAIDEPLLEVSTDKVDTEIPSPVAGTLIEIRANEDDTVEIGAVLAVVGEAGESTGAAPAAAAEEAPAPAAEEAPAPAPAEEAPATPAAPEEPSAPEAPAAPAAGGAASGTAVTLPALGESVTEGTVTRWLKQVGDAVAVDEPLLEVSTDKVDTEIPSPVAGTLLEIKAAEDETVEIGAELAIIGSGSPAAAPAAPAAPAAPEPEPAPAAAAPEPTPAPEPTPAPAPTAVDNAPAPAAPAPAAPAAPAAPAPTPSPAVAQAAAASVAEDGPGYVTPLVRKLAAQHGVDLGQVKGSGVGGRIRKQDVLDAAAAAKSAAPAAAAPAAAAPAAPAAAAPSASPSPLRGQTVKISRLRKIIAERMTESLHISAQLTQVVEVDVTNIARLRESVKDAFLAREGVKLSYLPFFTKAAIDTLKQHPVLNATLDLEAGEITYNDRENVAFAVDTEKGLLTPVVKDAGDLSISGIAKKIADVAERTRTNKIGPDELSGGTFTITNLGSFGALWDTPIINQPQVAILGPGAVVKRPVVIDDEDLGETIAVRHMVYLALTYDHRVVDGADAGRFLRDLKKRLESGQFEV
- a CDS encoding PKD domain-containing protein → MEAAEEGIRNGQQGSADVSGVGGKSADPGFAAGSGACPGAEAVIDQSNAPAGISFCQQYAEPTTPVLTVGLIRNAFAELKLPAGELVIQPPDGLTLVNFDTNFYTTSTRPIARTVTLLGRRVTLEATPSTFHWSFGDGERLSTSDPGAPYPSLRVTHNYLRKDTYRPSLGTTYTGRYRVDGGPWHQIPGTVTINGTGQALRAIEAEPRLASY
- a CDS encoding ABC transporter ATP-binding protein gives rise to the protein MSDLVIETSGLRKEFRSVRRGVRVAVQNLDLAVPAGGGVHGFLGPNGSGKTTTIRMLLGLVRPTRGTMRLFGEPVPQRLPHVIGRVGAVVESPKFSPNFSGRLNLELLAGSIGAPKARVDQAIETVQLSGREKEKYKSYSLGMKQRIAIAATLLKDPALLILDEPTNGLDPAGIREIRETIRGLGEAGVTVLLSSHILAEVQQVCTSATIIGNGRLLASGRVDDLLGTSTVHRVVVADPARAAEALARAELAATVDGDALRVDAADPARITQVLGEAGIWLSELTPLRPDLETVFLELTRSEQLGGAQ
- a CDS encoding DUF4191 domain-containing protein, with translation MSNTPLDPSTMSRRRQILETYRMTREVDPSIRWWLLGSFLVFGGLGMALFRLVLPHNDSVFSWILAGLASFLIGLFAVIVVFGRRAQRAAFKRLEGQLGAAARALTMLRRGWVVEEVVGFTKQQDMVHRVVGPPGIVLVAEGNPSRVKQLLISEHRKHERVVGEYPVHEVLVGNDEGQVPLTKLVQHVRKLGRQVKPAEITELRQRLRALDAQRPKAPIPRGPVPTSMKGMRGNLRGR
- the lipB gene encoding lipoyl(octanoyl) transferase LipB yields the protein MTLDFREAGLGPDAIEYMAAWELQREVHQQVVDGALPDTVLLLEHPPVFTAGKRTKPADRPADPGGAPVIDVDRGGQITFHGPGQLVGYPIVRLPDHVKVVDYVRRVEEALIAVCADFGVTTARVPGRSGVWLKADERGPERKIAAIGIRVSKGVTMHGFSLNCDVDMGWYDRFVPCGISDAGVTSLTRELGRDVPVTEVLESVRRHLADYLSWRAYDATPDYEPRPDPAKVPAASRTEPDAPVGVAVLTYPAR
- a CDS encoding TIGR01777 family oxidoreductase, whose product is MTSSPRLSVVVAGSSGFLGRHLVTELRERGHTVTPLVRRPARSGESPWDPQGGKVDTAVVQGADVVVNLAGAPLVGNPHSKKWERDVLASRVTTTRLLAETIAAAPTPPALVNASGVSWYGDHGSAALTESSDSRGHAFLTRVAREWEGATQPAVDAGARVVRLRTAPVQDRASQPLKSQSLQFKAGLGGRIGSGEQFYPVISLRDWVAAAAFLVEHPTASGPANLCAPTTATNKEFTATLGRLVRRPAFFAVPSPVIRVAAGPMAPELLGSLNLRPQALLDLGHTFADPDVEAVLRTGLSG